The Glaciimonas sp. PCH181 nucleotide sequence GATCAGCGTGGTCGAAGGCTTGTCCGGCGCCCTGTACGATGCGGTGCTACTGGGCCAACTCGATTTTGCACTGGTGTACAACCCCGCCGCTTCCCCAAATATCAAGATCATGCCGATCGTCGCCGAACCGCTGTACCTAATCGGCGCCAATCCGGTCGGTGCCGATGTTGAACGCGTGAGCCTGGCCGCCGTGGCCAAGTTGCCGCTCATTTTGCCACATGGAAATCATTCGATCCGTGTTACGGTCGAATCCGCGGCCTCTCGGCTTGGCTTGGGCGTGAACGTCACGTTGCAGGTCGACGCGTCGTTCTCGACGATGGAGCTAGTGGCGCAGGGTATGGGTTACTCGATCATGCCACGGTTGGTAGGGCGGGGCTCTGGTTTGCCAGCGCTGTCTTGGCAAAAAATCGCCAATCCGGAGCTGGAAACGACCTTGTGCATGGTGCTGCAGGCCCAACAGCCGAGCAATCCCCTGGTCGTCGCGGCTGCCGAGGTGGCGCGCACCAGCCTTATGGAACTGTTGGCCGGCTAGCTTATGGTCTGCCCGCGGGCAGACCATATATTTACGCAAGTCGATCAATATGGCGGAAATTATCCAAAAAAGTTTAGAACCGTTGCCGTTGCCGCTGACGCGAATTTGACCCACGGCGCTGATTTTGACTGCGTCATATCGAAGCTCTGCAATCCCGCATTGGGTCGTTGTTTTCGAAGCATCACTCTATATTCAAATGTTACAACCCGCTAGCAAGCCAACTATCCATCTGTTTTGGCGATACTTTCAGAAAATAGTTGCGCCATCACTTGGCGCAGCCAGCGATTCGACGCATCCGCGTGATAGCGCTCGTGCCAATGCTGTTTGACCGAGAAGCTGGGCAACTTGACCGGCACAGGAAACAAGCGGATATGCTCGCGTCCTGCCATGGCTACGCCATAGCGATGCGGCACGATGGCAATCATCTCAGTCTCCGCGACGATGCGGGCTACGCCGAGGAAACTCGGCAGTTGGAGTGCGATGTTACGCTGCACTGATTCTTGCGCCAGCACCTTGTCGACGATGGCGTGGCCGGTACCGGAGGTGCGCACCACCACATGCGCCTCGCGCTGAAGTGCCTCAAGCCGCAGAGTCTTACCTATACGCGGATGGTCGGTCGACACCAGGCAGGTGAAATGCTGGTTGAACAGCGTCTGCTGGTAGAAACCCGCCTCCAGGTGCGGCATGAAACCGACCGCCAGATCGACCGTGCCATCGGCCAGATCGGCCGGGCTGCCCGGTGAAATCTTCGAAACGTCGAGGCGAATGCCCGGCCCAACTTTCCTTAGATGGTTCAGCAGCTGCGGCAGCAGCACCACTTCGCTGATGTCCGTCATGCAGATGCGGAACTCACGCTTGCTGTCGGCAGGTTCGAATACGGGCTGCTCGGCCAGTGCATGCTGCAACGCCTGAATCGAGCTCCGCACATCGGCGATAGCGTTCTGCGCGCGCGGCGTCGGCTCCATGCCTTTGGCGGTACGGCTGAACAGGCGGTCGTTGAAATGCTCGCGCAGTTTGGCCAGAGCAATACTGACCGTCGATTGCGGCAGGCCGAGATTATCCGCCGCGCGCGTCACGTTACGGGTCTTGTAGATCTCGTCGAAGACTAGCAGCAGTTCGAGGTCAAAACGGGCCATGACATCACCCACCATTATTTAAAAACTTGATTATAACAATCAAGTTTCATCCATTTCATAAATAGCTTAAAAAGCGCAAAGTGATGCCATTCACGAGACGTATGGAGACCATCATGAAATCTGATAATACTGAACTTCCGTCCATCCTGATCGCCGGTGGCGGTATCGGCGGCATGGCAGCAGCACTGTCGCTGGCGCGCCTCGGCATACGGGTAACTGTGCTGGAACAAGCCGCCGTCATGAGCGAGATTGGCGCCGGCATTCAACTTGGGCCTAACGCCTTCGCCGCGCTGGACGCGCTGGGAGTGGGGGCTGCCGTGCGCGATCGCGCTGTGTTCACGGAACGTCTGGTGATGATGGATGCTGTGGACGCCACCGAAGTCGGTACATTCGAAGTCGGCGAGCCGTTCCGTCGGCGCTTCGGCAACCCCTATGCAGTGATCCACCGCGCCGACATCCACACCGCCATCCTGGAACAGGTACGAAAAACCCCGCAGGTCGAACTGATCACTTCTTGTCATATCGACAGCGTCAGGCAGGATGCCACCGGCGTCACCGTGACCGATCACCAGGGCCGTACCTTCCGCGCCGGCTACCTGATCGGCTGCGACGGCGTCAAGTCGGTGGTGCGCCAGCACGTGGTCGGTGACGACGTGCGTGTCTCCGGCCACGTGGTGTACCGTGCCGTAGTGCCAGCCGAACGCATGCCGATGCCGCTACGCATGAACGCACCGGTCGTGTGGGTCGGCCCCAACTGTCACCTGGTCCACTACCCGCTGCGCGGTGGCGAACAATAC carries:
- a CDS encoding LysR family transcriptional regulator yields the protein MEITQIRHFVRIAETGSYIKAADLLDIGQSTLSRQVRALEVELRASLFYRHGRGVLLTEAGKKFLEYARAVLHLMDSAAIAVRDSESAFSGQLVIGMAPSIGRACIPMLLPKLSELYPRAAISVVEGLSGALYDAVLLGQLDFALVYNPAASPNIKIMPIVAEPLYLIGANPVGADVERVSLAAVAKLPLILPHGNHSIRVTVESAASRLGLGVNVTLQVDASFSTMELVAQGMGYSIMPRLVGRGSGLPALSWQKIANPELETTLCMVLQAQQPSNPLVVAAAEVARTSLMELLAG
- a CDS encoding 3-hydroxybenzoate 6-monooxygenase, with the translated sequence MKSDNTELPSILIAGGGIGGMAAALSLARLGIRVTVLEQAAVMSEIGAGIQLGPNAFAALDALGVGAAVRDRAVFTERLVMMDAVDATEVGTFEVGEPFRRRFGNPYAVIHRADIHTAILEQVRKTPQVELITSCHIDSVRQDATGVTVTDHQGRTFRAGYLIGCDGVKSVVRQHVVGDDVRVSGHVVYRAVVPAERMPMPLRMNAPVVWVGPNCHLVHYPLRGGEQYNLVVTFHSRDAEVWDVRDGSKEEVLSYFTGIDALPRQLLEMPDNWRRWSTADREPVGNWTAGRITLLGDAAHPMLQYLAQGACMALEDAVTLGEAISHCNYDMTAAFALYQQSRIARTARVVLSAREMGRLYHASGVERLVRNDLWKGRDANGFYNALEWLYGWTADTCLATVTDKEHQHA
- a CDS encoding LysR family transcriptional regulator — encoded protein: MARFDLELLLVFDEIYKTRNVTRAADNLGLPQSTVSIALAKLREHFNDRLFSRTAKGMEPTPRAQNAIADVRSSIQALQHALAEQPVFEPADSKREFRICMTDISEVVLLPQLLNHLRKVGPGIRLDVSKISPGSPADLADGTVDLAVGFMPHLEAGFYQQTLFNQHFTCLVSTDHPRIGKTLRLEALQREAHVVVRTSGTGHAIVDKVLAQESVQRNIALQLPSFLGVARIVAETEMIAIVPHRYGVAMAGREHIRLFPVPVKLPSFSVKQHWHERYHADASNRWLRQVMAQLFSESIAKTDG